A window of the Cystobacter fuscus genome harbors these coding sequences:
- a CDS encoding TetR/AcrR family transcriptional regulator, giving the protein MPQSPDEPVETVPAQSGRKRDPSRDAAILDATLEVLAEVGAEGLTMDLVSARAGAGKATIYRRWTSKTELIIDAVARMKRNQVDLQQLPDTGTLRGDLLGLFKPQSLEENERKLKIMTALAALISQDPALAETANSAMVEPWAEAHTALMRRAVARGEVSASADIGTLSQIIPAMAAYRALVQRKPFDLAFLVSMVDGVLLPALRNHPSRGDEAPLPPPATTARKRAKSKSV; this is encoded by the coding sequence ATGCCTCAGTCCCCTGACGAACCCGTCGAGACCGTGCCAGCGCAGTCGGGGCGCAAGCGAGACCCCTCGCGCGACGCCGCCATCCTCGACGCCACGCTCGAGGTCCTCGCCGAGGTGGGCGCCGAAGGCCTGACGATGGACCTGGTGTCCGCGCGGGCGGGGGCCGGCAAGGCGACCATCTACCGCCGCTGGACGTCGAAGACCGAGCTCATCATCGACGCGGTCGCGCGCATGAAGCGCAACCAGGTCGATCTCCAGCAGCTCCCCGACACGGGCACGCTCCGCGGTGACCTGCTCGGCCTGTTCAAGCCGCAGTCGCTCGAGGAAAACGAACGCAAGCTCAAGATCATGACGGCGCTCGCGGCGCTGATCTCACAAGATCCGGCACTCGCCGAGACCGCCAACAGCGCGATGGTGGAGCCGTGGGCCGAAGCACATACCGCGCTGATGCGGCGAGCCGTCGCGCGCGGCGAGGTGTCGGCCTCCGCCGACATCGGCACGCTCTCCCAGATCATTCCGGCGATGGCCGCCTACCGCGCCCTCGTCCAGCGCAAGCCGTTCGACCTGGCCTTCCTCGTGTCGATGGTGGACGGAGTCCTCCTGCCGGCCCTGCGCAATCACCCCTCACGGGGCGACGAGGCCCCGTTGCCCCCACCCGCCACGACCGCGCGGAAACGCGCGAAATCCAAATCAGTCTAG
- a CDS encoding aldo/keto reductase, with translation MRYNVLGNSGLFVSELSLGTMVFGPSSGRYAGAGDVGQDDVDRIVRRAFDAGINFVDTANVYAGGQSEESIGRSLKNLGIARHEVVIATKVEHATGSGPNDGGASRYHIVDQLKKSLRRLGTDHIDLYQLHGWDPATPVEETVRALDDLVRQGHVRYVGVSNWAAWQVTKALGVAARLNAVPFQSVQAYYSLVGRELEREIVPMLQTERLGLLVYSPLAGGYLSGKYRGATKSGRRSIIAFPPVDEVKGAPVLEAMDGIAARHGTSLVAVALAWLLQQRVVTSVILGVKRLDQLEEHLKALEVRLSEDDLETLDAASALSLEYPAWMVQTADAARTTLLKTGELPDPR, from the coding sequence ATGCGCTACAACGTACTCGGCAACAGCGGGCTGTTCGTGTCGGAGCTGAGCCTGGGCACGATGGTGTTCGGCCCCAGCAGCGGACGCTACGCCGGGGCCGGCGACGTCGGGCAGGACGACGTGGACCGCATCGTGCGTCGCGCGTTCGACGCGGGGATCAACTTCGTCGACACCGCCAATGTCTATGCCGGCGGGCAGTCGGAAGAGAGCATCGGCCGCTCGCTCAAGAATCTCGGCATCGCGCGGCACGAGGTGGTGATCGCGACCAAGGTCGAGCACGCGACGGGCTCGGGACCGAATGATGGCGGGGCCTCGCGCTACCACATCGTGGACCAGCTCAAGAAGAGCCTGCGAAGGCTTGGCACCGATCACATCGATCTCTATCAGCTCCATGGCTGGGATCCGGCAACGCCCGTCGAGGAGACGGTCCGCGCGCTCGACGACCTCGTGCGGCAGGGACACGTCCGGTACGTGGGCGTGTCCAACTGGGCCGCGTGGCAGGTCACCAAGGCGCTGGGCGTCGCGGCGCGGCTCAACGCGGTCCCGTTCCAGTCGGTGCAGGCCTACTATTCGCTCGTCGGTCGAGAGCTGGAGCGCGAGATCGTGCCCATGCTCCAGACAGAACGACTCGGCCTGTTGGTGTACAGCCCGCTCGCCGGCGGCTATCTCTCGGGCAAGTACCGGGGCGCCACGAAGAGCGGGCGGCGCTCGATCATCGCGTTTCCCCCGGTGGATGAGGTGAAGGGCGCGCCGGTGCTCGAAGCGATGGACGGCATCGCGGCGAGACACGGCACGTCACTGGTGGCCGTCGCGCTCGCCTGGCTTCTCCAGCAGCGGGTGGTCACCAGTGTCATCCTCGGCGTCAAACGACTCGACCAGCTAGAGGAGCACCTGAAGGCGCTGGAGGTTCGGCTGTCGGAGGACGACCTCGAGACGCTCGACGCGGCGAGCGCGCTGTCGCTCGAGTACCCCGCGTGGATGGTCCAGACGGCCGACGCGGCGCGCACGACGCTCCTGAAGACAGGCGAGCTCCCGGATCCGCGTTGA
- a CDS encoding DUF1761 domain-containing protein: MTNISDAMTRINWLAVLAATFACTVLGGLWFTALFGKAYASVLGRAHDPKAKPAPIFIVGPLVCTLIAVITSATLIKVLNLTSVGDAITFGAVVGFGYFVSTMANTAINPNMPRPLMYSLVSGPYFFLLSIITSLILVTMP, translated from the coding sequence ATGACAAACATCTCCGATGCAATGACACGAATCAACTGGCTCGCGGTCCTGGCCGCGACCTTCGCCTGCACCGTGCTCGGCGGACTGTGGTTCACCGCGCTGTTCGGCAAGGCCTATGCCTCCGTTCTCGGCCGGGCGCACGACCCGAAGGCGAAGCCCGCGCCCATCTTCATCGTGGGGCCGCTCGTCTGCACGCTGATCGCGGTGATCACCAGCGCGACCCTGATCAAGGTCTTGAACCTCACCTCGGTCGGTGACGCCATCACCTTCGGGGCGGTGGTTGGCTTCGGCTACTTCGTCTCGACCATGGCGAACACCGCCATCAACCCCAACATGCCGCGCCCGCTGATGTACAGCCTGGTCAGCGGGCCCTACTTCTTCCTCCTGAGCATCATCACCAGCCTCATCCTCGTGACGATGCCCTAG